The Clarias gariepinus isolate MV-2021 ecotype Netherlands chromosome 28, CGAR_prim_01v2, whole genome shotgun sequence DNA window ACTAGGAAGCCCTCGAGATCAAAACTCTGTTTGCGATTGCAAAGCTTGGATAGCTGATGGACCCGCAATGCAGGAAGGTCAAAGAATGCGAGATGACAGTGTGAACAGGAGAAAGGTGTCTCCCCTGTGTGCTTTCGAGAGTGCTTTTTCAGAGCGTTGATCTGAGTAAAACCTTTGGCGCATATGGAGCAGGCATATGGTTTAACAGGCCAGTGTGTCCTCTCATGAACTGCTAGCTTTGAAGATGTTGAAAATTCTTTTCCACAGTTCTTACAGGACACAGGCTTATCCTGGTCATGTTTATGGATTTTCTGTATATATCCAGCAGGAAATTTGTTGCTAGAAATGTTGCAAGTTTTGCTCTTGCTACATGGGGCATCAGATTTGCTTGATTTGTCTTGTTGGTCTGATTCCTTGTTTCTCTTGGTGTCCTTTACATGGGTTGTAAAATGAGCTatcaaatcctttttttctgagAATTTTTTACCACAGCATGGACATGGCAGAGACACAGAATGGACATGGACACATCTATGGGATTTGAGTTTGGACAGCTGAGCAAAGCTCTTGCTGCAGAGTTCGCACCTGTAAGGTTTGTGGCCTGTATGAATACGCTGGTGAACCATATAGGCAGAGATATGACGGAAGGATAGACTACAGTACTTGCATTGGATCAGTTTCTTTGCTAGTTTTGTGCTCTTAACAGCATCAGGTACTTTACAAACGTCCTTATTCTGTGTGGTCACACAGTCCTTATCACAATACTGTGTAAATCCGTCTACATTTTGAACTGCAGAATGTGATCCACCAACATTTCTTTCCGATCGTTCCTCCTGATGTTTATCAGATGCCTTCACATTTACATCCTTTAAAAGATTTCTTGACTTTTTGTCCTCAACTTCTgtgtaaaatgcatttttatggcaGGAATGGAATCCTGTAGTTTTAACAGTGGACTGCAGAGACAACTCAAAACCGGCGTCACCATTTAGCTCTGTGATTTCAGGTTTTTCTTTGCTACTTTTATTCCACAATGCTTGTTTTCTGCTTCCAGTCACATTTGTGCTGTTTTGTGAATCAGAAGCCATTTTCAGTAGTTTATTACTGGCGTTTAAACAAAAATCCTTTGCATGTTCGCTTTGAGACATCATGTCATCAAAGTTCTCAGGATGTGAGTCAGTCTTTAATGGTTcttcaaagcactttaataGTCTTCTGGCTTTGCTCGACCCTTTCTGAAAAATATTTGGTTGGGGACCTGAAGATGTCTTGAACACCTTTCCTGTGCGATTGGTGGACATTTTACTTGTATTCATGCACTGATTCTGTCCACTGTCAGAAACTAAAGCTGGACGCTTGACTTTCCGCTTTTTCCTGAAAAATctattctcttttatttttgcgTGGCGGttctgtaaaagtttttttcctttacgtACAGTAATGGCAGTACGGTGTGATTTCCTAATATTCGTGGGTCGCGATCGCattttttctgtctttgtttTACGCTTCAACCGTCTAGAATTTTTTCTAGTATCCTGCACATCTTGAGCTAAGTTTTTGAAAGGCTCCTGATttgcatttttcctttttttttttttcattttagccAGAGGACTGGCGTTGTTGAGGAGGCAGGAAGACTTACAATCAAGTCcgattttacattcatggttcGTTTGGTGAGTGGTATGGTCTTTGCAAGGCTCTAACAGGGTTGTTTCTTTCTCAAAGAAATCAGTGGATGTTTGTAAACTTCCAAAATTTACTTCAGACTTTCTGTCTTCACTTGTGTTCTCCAAAACGAGAACATCGGTTACCCCTGTCTCAGGGCTTGAGTTGATAATTAAAGACTGTGACTGCACCTTTAAATTATAATGAGCAGAAGTATCATTACTGACAGATCCAACATTCGGAGTGATTATTCGGCCTTCACGTGTCTCCTTGTCGATGTTACTTATCATTAGTGATGTATTGTTTGTATCTGATGATGAAAGGTCACACAAAAAGTGACTTTGACCACAGGTAGGCGTGTCCtccaacacattttctttttctctcaccACTTTGCAAGAATCCTCAGCGAAAACGGTCAGTACATCCGGTTTTCCTGGTGTGCATTCGGTGTACGatctggatttttctttcttaggCACTAGATTAGACTCCTTACTCTCTGTCCAAGTCTTTGAAATTTCCATTGACGTTTGGACATACGCCATAAAGTTGTGCATTGAAGGTGTAGGATTCTCTTTTTGTACAACGTTATGCACAAGTTCTTCGTGTTTACTGTCTGAGGTAGATGAACATACAGGACTTGGTTCAGCGGAGATAGTGTTACATTTCAAGTGATGACCAGGTTTGCGAAGAGTTCCTGTACAGCTCTTAGTTTGGCTCTCCATACATTTCTCAGTGCTGACATTTTCAcatgagtgtgcatgttctttgGGTGTTGTATAAGAACTATGTTGAGGAGCTTGACTCAAAACTGATGTATAATTTTCATACCCAGTACTGTTTGAGGCAGCTAAAGAAACAGAGGGCATTTGTTCGTTTAAATTTGTGCACTGCTCATGCATATTCTCTGATAAAAAGGGACTTCTGGTAAAACATGAAACATCTGTCTCTGCCGTTTTACACTGTGATAGAGAGCAAATATCAGTCATAAGTGTCCTGCAGCTTGTCTCATCGAATACCTTGTCATTCAGTGATGATTCTTCAGTTAGGGGACCCCTGTACTGCGTAACGATctggaagaaaataacagcaaATAGTTATAATTCTAACTGCAgtttaaatgaatacatttagctataggtgttttgttttacagattattttttGGTGCAAGTCATAACCCACCCTCTGCTGGAAATCATGACTGGGCTTAAAGTGGGACCTCTTGGTTTCATCTGATAGAATAATAACAGTCGTCTCTTGTGCTTTAATCGTTTCGCTTACTTCTTGGACATCTGACTTGTTATCTGCAGGATCAAAACTGTTCTTTACAAATTCCACTGCTCCTGACTCAGCTGGAGGATCATAGATTGGCGGGTTTCCACACATGTCTGCTAAAAGGTCCTGCCCCAATTCCATCCCATTAGTCATCTCTAAAGCCTCCTTGATCACAGATGTCCAGGTGAAAGGGTTGTCTTGTTTCAGGTCCtgaattgaaaagaaaaaaagaaaagaaaaaacaaaggggaaaaaaaaaggaaaaaaacatgaacatctGTACTCATGCACACAACGCAACAGAAATACTACAGTTAAAtgttggattgcgagcataatttgttccggaagcttGTATATCAAAGGAAATTTCccccatagaaaaaaaaaattactctcgGCAGATAAAGCGCATGCAtactactcgtatatcaagacgttactctttaacaagttaaaatttattgtcttgcaaaacactcacagaccaagttactcgcaatccaatgTTCCACTGTAGTATAAATCAGGATGAGGCAGATGTGTTACAACAGCAACAAACAACATTAGGTTTCACAGTTCCTGACTAGACCTGGATGATTTATGTTTTTCACACATTTCTGTATAAACTCTAGAGATTGTATGTATAGAAAATCCCAGTAGGTCAGCAGCTTCGGAAGCACTCAAACAAACCCATCTTCACCAAGAGCTCACGGTTTTGTTTGATTCGAATATTAACTGATGCTTTTGAACTGCATGTCAATAATTTTGATGGGTTATACTGTTGTCACAGTAAAGCTGACCTGACTGGATAACTGCATGAATGAGCGATCATAAAGGTCTTGCTAATAAAGTGGCTTATGAGTTAATAATTAAGCAGTATTACACGAGACGGAGTGCTGTACAGctggatatatatatagagagagaatatcagctctgttaactTCTGGGTTCTGAGGTTAAATATCAAAAAGCactaaatggaaagctagtgtgctaggATGTACAATCGACTGTCTATTGTACATCCTAACGCACTTGATCAAGGGTTAAAGTGGGATTTGGGATGCAGCCTTGCACTAAAAGccagttagctttgtagccgtAAATAAGGGAACACATTTGGAACAAGTTATAAGCAAATAAATTCATTAGAGTCAAagtgttcttgctgaaagtgcttctgtgactagTTGTGAATGTGATTTTGCCAGACAgatgctctctcctcagtactgcggacgtACAGACCTGCCTTTACCCATGCTGCTGCCAACAGTCAGTGTAATTCACGGTTAATAGAATACCAAGAACGCAGAGTTATCGTCCATTATGGCCATTATGTaaatgcctctcgtccaatcagattgctcggtTGAAACTAACCATtgtataatataacatattatATAGAATATGTATAAAACTCATTTACCTGTTTGGGTGCAGCAGTTAACTGGTCATTCACAGAATTGTCCATGTTGCTCATGACTGAGTCTCCTCTTTCCATATAATCCCCTGGATcgtctttttcattttccataTTATCTTGCTGGAGGACTGAAAACTTGGAATACTTTATTGGATCGAGTGTTGTTCCGGATGAAATAGTCTGGCAATCTGGAGAAAAAGCCATTGAGCCATTGTGTGCTGAAGTTGATGGTGATGTAGCTTCAGGAAGTATTCCTTGCATCCTAGCAACTGGTCCCTAAAAACAGTATTTGagattttatttcttcataggAAGAATATAACACCTAACTGTCCTTTGGTAttcattaaaattatgttttacaaGTACCTGTAGTGATGGTGGATAAGCATTCTCGAAGTCTTCATCCCATGTTTCCCCATAATTCCCCTCAGTTTTACCTTTTTCATATTGAGAGGAAATATCATTAGTATTGTTTAATGCTTGGGAACCCCATGGTGTGTTATCTGCTACTCCACGGCTATACTCGCCACTGGCAGGCCATGATTCTGCATCCATATTGTTTTAGCACTCGGGTAGGTATGGCTTAACTCTCTTTCTCCATCTGCATcgtttttgaaagaaaaaaaaaagagttactGCAAGATGTAAATGTCATTAAGTTATCGCTCAGCAATTTGAAAACATGACTGCCGTCCTGGGTCAAAGTAGATCTCAATAAACATCAGTTTGTCAATTATTCTAAAAAAACAGCATGCAATTCACTTTTAAAATCCCTATCAGAGTTTATTTCAGTTAAGGATATTTATTTCCCAACTTTTGGAATGCAATTACAGCACTtcaaacaataaatattttatcttgctactgatttttatttacgtAAAGCGAAGCTCTTAGAAGACCATTAAGTTATCGCTCAGCAATTTGAAAACATGACTGCCGTCCTGGGTCAAAGTAGATCTCAATAAACATCAGTTTGTCAATTATTCTAAAAAAACAGCATGCAATTCACTTTTAAAATCCCTATCAGAGTTTATTTCAGTTAAGGATATTTATTTCCCAACTTTTGGAATGCAATTACAGCACTtcaaacaataaatattttatcttgctactgatttttatttacgtAAAGCGAAGCTCTTAGAAGACCAGAAAGGCATCATattattcattgtttttatatttcaaatataACAACACAAACAATGCGCCGTTGGATGTTACTATTATCAGAGTTCGACATTTAATATGCAGCATATTTTATTAGATACTATttaatttaactatttaatttCAGGTCATTTAACCAACATAATTTCcaacgatcagccataacatggTCCACTCCTGCAATGAGCACATCCTTGGGCCgacacttatcccagcatttcccTAATGACGTGCTCAGTACTCTTAAACCACGATTGTACTGCCTGCTTCAAGTTTGAAACgttagcaaaaaaaagaaaaaatggctAGTTTGATTACCAAAAGCAGGATAAGCACAAGGTTAATGCAGCACAACTGTGGAAATTACAAGGatttggctgggagttatcacTGCAACGTCCCCCATACAATCCTTAATGATCCCTGGATCCCtgaagggagttcctgggaggccagagttttagatttaaagcaggcagtccgatcatgtggctccagcgtactgagaaaactttctcccttttttcaccaagcactagtgaaaaactGGGATACGTATAATAATGTAGCTGGAGGAtcatatatagaaataaagggagtttttactctaatAACTGTAGTGAGGACTATTAATCTGCGCAagcaaaagtcccagtttgacttgaacatgtaCACAGTGAGGTGCACACGCTTACCGTAGCTTTTCCTCGAGTCACAAACCATCATAATCGTCAAAAAAACGTCTGAAGTTAatcttaaacattttgttttatcttaTAGAGGCAATGCTTTACAATTTTCTcgttgatgtgtgtgtttatcaggcATAACAACCGCCGAAACCTGACCCAAGAAAGAGAAAACGCGTACTCTAAAAAACACGACGCCACCTCAGGTTAGGTTAGGGTTGACGATATATTTCGTTCAGCTTACCTCAGAAACACAATGTCGGAACGACTTCATTTTCGCCCTCCGTCAAATATAAAGCTGGAAAAAAGACGCGCTTACTTTGTTTACTGCTCGTGCTGTGAGCAGCCATGTTGGAATGACGTCACTGGTTTGAGCTGAAATAGAGCG harbors:
- the si:ch73-347e22.4 gene encoding uncharacterized protein si:ch73-347e22.4 isoform X2, which codes for MESQTKSCTGTLRKPGHHLKCNTISAEPSPVCSSTSDSKHEELVHNVVQKENPTPSMHNFMAYVQTSMEISKTWTESKESNLVPKKEKSRSYTECTPGKPDVLTVFAEDSCKVVREKENVLEDTPTCGQSHFLCDLSSSDTNNTSLMISNIDKETREGRIITPNVGSVSNDTSAHYNLKVQSQSLIINSSPETGVTDVLVLENTSEDRKSEVNFGSLQTSTDFFEKETTLLEPCKDHTTHQTNHECKIGLDCKSSCLLNNASPLAKMKKKKRKNANQEPFKNLAQDVQDTRKNSRRLKRKTKTEKMRSRPTNIRKSHRTAITVRKGKKLLQNRHAKIKENRFFRKKRKVKRPALVSDSGQNQCMNTSKMSTNRTGKVFKTSSGPQPNIFQKGSSKARRLLKCFEEPLKTDSHPENFDDMMSQSEHAKDFCLNASNKLLKMASDSQNSTNVTGSRKQALWNKSSKEKPEITELNGDAGFELSLQSTVKTTGFHSCHKNAFYTEVEDKKSRNLLKDVNVKASDKHQEERSERNVGGSHSAVQNVDGFTQYCDKDCVTTQNKDVCKVPDAVKSTKLAKKLIQCKYCSLSFRHISAYMVHQRIHTGHKPYRCELCSKSFAQLSKLKSHRCVHVHSVSLPCPCCGKKFSEKKDLIAHFTTHVKDTKRNKESDQQDKSSKSDAPCSKSKTCNISSNKFPAGYIQKIHKHDQDKPVSCKNCGKEFSTSSKLAVHERTHWPVKPYACSICAKGFTQINALKKHSRKHTGETPFSCSHCHLAFFDLPALRVHQLSKLCNRKQSFDLEGFLVSHGVDGEVNTPTFFKCQICKQLYQKWCQYTLHLQTHTKSSSYLCFSCGQSYEKDSEVSFHCRVCCQKSGEEVACGSSLSEILHSDPRNCTNLKEGSPTGMYSVEASKSNSPSSANLHKNSQTLNNLRTEHIEPESSELVKTPDLPETETVHLFDDDRVPASPTSTLMSCASLNESLECVETSPSLWRFKCPHCGQRYKRYRTLRLHMQTHVPAFRYVCSHCGRTFKKWNSLWLHQRIHRRKGRRYSCPQCNVQFHIFSAYKMHLQNHAKERPYACPLCSQTFSHEEALHVHQCTSLHQSARKLKCDVCARSFSSSTNLVKHGLFHNGATSYRCLLCVSSYTNNESLQDHLNVHDNTASLLPSIPSKPITFLHKCNRCKSSFSTGDLLYAHQLCHTGDLKRQVRPNQSSKSTSVSLEGARASTSVSVLSSLNLDAIPKETLFKYPHPDKLYVPPHLSRRSKNLKIIYQDSMDEDLEQESISTPVTPNSIAGPPGQNIPQEYSETAVSDQPQSLESQESVQSRNIDTIPVLYIDPVSENFIHSVSPQTARFFETSVILGEPTTTISTVNPAENERQDEIFECADCSEKLHSLMGLYEHYFLHAVGNTNLYRIL
- the si:ch73-347e22.4 gene encoding uncharacterized protein si:ch73-347e22.4 isoform X1 encodes the protein MDAESWPASGEYSRGVADNTPWGSQALNNTNDISSQYEKGKTEGNYGETWDEDFENAYPPSLQGPVARMQGILPEATSPSTSAHNGSMAFSPDCQTISSGTTLDPIKYSKFSVLQQDNMENEKDDPGDYMERGDSVMSNMDNSVNDQLTAAPKQDLKQDNPFTWTSVIKEALEMTNGMELGQDLLADMCGNPPIYDPPAESGAVEFVKNSFDPADNKSDVQEVSETIKAQETTVIILSDETKRSHFKPSHDFQQRIVTQYRGPLTEESSLNDKVFDETSCRTLMTDICSLSQCKTAETDVSCFTRSPFLSENMHEQCTNLNEQMPSVSLAASNSTGYENYTSVLSQAPQHSSYTTPKEHAHSCENVSTEKCMESQTKSCTGTLRKPGHHLKCNTISAEPSPVCSSTSDSKHEELVHNVVQKENPTPSMHNFMAYVQTSMEISKTWTESKESNLVPKKEKSRSYTECTPGKPDVLTVFAEDSCKVVREKENVLEDTPTCGQSHFLCDLSSSDTNNTSLMISNIDKETREGRIITPNVGSVSNDTSAHYNLKVQSQSLIINSSPETGVTDVLVLENTSEDRKSEVNFGSLQTSTDFFEKETTLLEPCKDHTTHQTNHECKIGLDCKSSCLLNNASPLAKMKKKKRKNANQEPFKNLAQDVQDTRKNSRRLKRKTKTEKMRSRPTNIRKSHRTAITVRKGKKLLQNRHAKIKENRFFRKKRKVKRPALVSDSGQNQCMNTSKMSTNRTGKVFKTSSGPQPNIFQKGSSKARRLLKCFEEPLKTDSHPENFDDMMSQSEHAKDFCLNASNKLLKMASDSQNSTNVTGSRKQALWNKSSKEKPEITELNGDAGFELSLQSTVKTTGFHSCHKNAFYTEVEDKKSRNLLKDVNVKASDKHQEERSERNVGGSHSAVQNVDGFTQYCDKDCVTTQNKDVCKVPDAVKSTKLAKKLIQCKYCSLSFRHISAYMVHQRIHTGHKPYRCELCSKSFAQLSKLKSHRCVHVHSVSLPCPCCGKKFSEKKDLIAHFTTHVKDTKRNKESDQQDKSSKSDAPCSKSKTCNISSNKFPAGYIQKIHKHDQDKPVSCKNCGKEFSTSSKLAVHERTHWPVKPYACSICAKGFTQINALKKHSRKHTGETPFSCSHCHLAFFDLPALRVHQLSKLCNRKQSFDLEGFLVSHGVDGEVNTPTFFKCQICKQLYQKWCQYTLHLQTHTKSSSYLCFSCGQSYEKDSEVSFHCRVCCQKSGEEVACGSSLSEILHSDPRNCTNLKEGSPTGMYSVEASKSNSPSSANLHKNSQTLNNLRTEHIEPESSELVKTPDLPETETVHLFDDDRVPASPTSTLMSCASLNESLECVETSPSLWRFKCPHCGQRYKRYRTLRLHMQTHVPAFRYVCSHCGRTFKKWNSLWLHQRIHRRKGRRYSCPQCNVQFHIFSAYKMHLQNHAKERPYACPLCSQTFSHEEALHVHQCTSLHQSARKLKCDVCARSFSSSTNLVKHGLFHNGATSYRCLLCVSSYTNNESLQDHLNVHDNTASLLPSIPSKPITFLHKCNRCKSSFSTGDLLYAHQLCHTGDLKRQVRPNQSSKSTSVSLEGARASTSVSVLSSLNLDAIPKETLFKYPHPDKLYVPPHLSRRSKNLKIIYQDSMDEDLEQESISTPVTPNSIAGPPGQNIPQEYSETAVSDQPQSLESQESVQSRNIDTIPVLYIDPVSENFIHSVSPQTARFFETSVILGEPTTTISTVNPAENERQDEIFECADCSEKLHSLMGLYEHYFLHAVGNTNLYRIL
- the si:ch73-347e22.4 gene encoding uncharacterized protein si:ch73-347e22.4 isoform X3 — translated: MDAESWPASGEYSRGVADNTPWGSQALNNTNDISSQYEKGKTEGNYGETWDEDFENAYPPSLQGPVARMQGILPEATSPSTSAHNGSMAFSPDCQTISSGTTLDPIKYSKFSVLQQDNMENEKDDPGDYMERGDSVMSNMDNSVNDQLTAAPKQDLKQDNPFTWTSVIKEALEMTNGMELGQDLLADMCGNPPIYDPPAESGAVEFVKNSFDPADNKSDVQEVSETIKAQETTVIILSDETKRSHFKPSHDFQQRIVTQYRGPLTEESSLNDKLPQTVLGMKIIHQF